A region of Anopheles merus strain MAF chromosome 2R, AmerM5.1, whole genome shotgun sequence DNA encodes the following proteins:
- the LOC121587832 gene encoding alpha-1,2-mannosyltransferase ALG9, whose product MSALKSNAVVVLSLVVVRLQSALYSIISDCDETYNYWEPLHYLLKGKGFQTWEYSPEFALRSYSYLWLHGLPAKVLQLVTDNGVLIFYVVRCLLAVTCALLEYRLYRILGRKCGGGVASLWLLFQLTSAGMFISSAALLPSSFSMYITLATMAAWLNEDSRTAIAVTAFSGLIGWPFAVIVAVPFVLEMLFRKRKILDFFKNALLFGAMYGVPIVLIDSLYFGTFTVAALNIIRYNVFTSHGPDLYGVEPIMFYVKNLFLNHNITLMLSLSYPLVVLTAACLGVRNTKNRLSPMQGLWLMSPLYLWLFVFAIQPHKEERFIFPVYPLFALGTALLLDQLFSHMRRILGAGRSSFPNRLMGFAVLTVALCLGVSRMLATSMYYRAPMSVLSDLPPTDKELSVCYGKEWHRFPGNFFLPPNYRVRFVESSFTGMLPAYYDETQNGTQIVHDYFNDQNMGHPHMLFELSRCDYLVDFDKGAFYDELSAEPNYSVDRKTWSIASSVEFVQAEESASFARAYYVPLVSYRYLVWGRYNLLRRNKMKPIS is encoded by the exons ATGTCCGCGCTTAAAAGCAACGCGGTCGTCGTGTTATCGCTTGTAGTAGTGCGTCTCCAGTCCGCCCTGTATTCGATAATTTCCGATTGCGACGAGACGTACAATTACTGGGAGCCGTTGCACTATCTGCTTAAGGGCAAAGGTTTTCAAACATGGGAATACAGTCCCGAATTTGCCTTGCGGTCCTACAGCTACCTATGGCTACACGGGCTGCCGGCGAAAGTGTTGCAGCTGGTGACTGATAATGGTGTTCTTATTTTCTACGTCGTACGGTGTCTACTGGCTGTAACTTGTGCCTTGCTCGAGTACCGCCTGTACAG GATTTTGGGACGGAAATGTGGCGGCGGTGTGGCTAGTCTGTGGCTGCTTTTCCAGCTTACCAGTGCCGGAATGTTTATCTCTAGCGCTGCGCTGTTGCCCAGCAGTTTTTCCATGTACATTACCCTAGCAACGATGGCTGCGTGGCTGAATGAAGATTCGCGAACGGCTATTGCGGTAACAGCATTTTCCGGACTGATTG GTTGGCCTTTCGCTGTTATAGTGGCCGTTCCCTTCGTACTCGAGATGCTTTTTAGAAAAAGAAAGATTTtggatttctttaaaaatgccCTACTCTTTGGTGCCATGTACGGTGTGCCGATAGTGCTCATCGATAGCCTTTACTTTGGAACATTTACGGTCGCCGCGTTAAACATAATCCGCTATAACGTGTTTACCTCCCACGGACCTGATTTGTACGGCGTAGAGCCTATAATGTTCTACGTGAAAAATCTGTTTCTAAACCACAATATTACGCTTATGCTCAGCCTGTCATATCCGTTGGTGGTACTGACCGCTGCATGTCTTGGTGTAAGGAACACGAAAAATCGACTCTCACCGATGCAAGGCCTATGGTTGATGTCACCTCTCTATTTATGGCTTTTTGTGTTTGCCATACAACCGCACAAAGAAGAACG attCATTTTCCCCGTCTATCCCTTATTTGCACTCGGAACAGCACTGCTATTGGATCAATTGTTTTCCCACATGCGACGCATCCTTGGTGCAGGACGCTCCTCCTTTCCGAATCGTCTAATGGGTTTCGCCGTCCTGACAGTGGCACTCTGCCTAGGTGTATCGCGAATGCTGGCCACGTCCATGTACTACCGTGCACCGATGAGCGTGCTGAGTGACCTGCCTCCAACCGATAAGGAATTGAGCGTATGCTACGGCAAAGAGTGGCATCGGTTTCCCGGGAACTTTTTCTTGCCCCCGAACTATCGGGTCCGGTTTGTTGAGTCCAGCTTCACCGGCATGCTGCCGGCATACTATGACGAAACTCAAAACGGCACGCAAATTGTGCACGATTACTTCAACGACCAGAACATGGGCCATCCGCACATGCTGTTCGAGCTGAGCCGGTGCGATTATCTGGTAGATTTCGACAAGGGCGCGTTTTACGACGAGCTCAGCGCGGAACCAAACTATTCCGTCGACAGGAAGACGTGGTCTATCGCTAGTAGCGTCGAGTTCGTGCAGGCCGAAGAGTCAGCATCATTTGCTCGCGCTTACTATGTACCATTGGTGTCGTATCGATATTTAGTTTGGGGCAGGTACAATCTGCTGCGACGTAACAAAATGAAACCTATTTCGTAA